From Pseudomonadota bacterium, the proteins below share one genomic window:
- a CDS encoding energy transducer TonB, translated as MVQAFRLIPSAGLAVAVTFVLVFVMQYLISTGETAIVMDVPGEILIFVREPEEEIVQTQRRKPEKPPQPQTPPPEVPRMQLDPTNAAIALTHSAPVAGGAGLGVVGSLGLAAADGEYLPIIKVAPIYPRRALERGWEGEVIVEFTVTRQGTVRDVLVLDSTRAVFNQAAIDAAERFKYKPRVVNGQPIEVAGVRNRIAFRLED; from the coding sequence ATGGTGCAAGCATTCAGACTGATCCCGTCCGCCGGCCTGGCGGTTGCGGTGACCTTCGTTCTCGTCTTCGTTATGCAATACCTGATCTCGACGGGTGAGACAGCCATCGTCATGGACGTACCAGGGGAGATCCTGATCTTCGTGCGCGAGCCTGAGGAGGAGATCGTGCAGACACAGCGGAGGAAACCAGAGAAGCCGCCGCAGCCGCAGACCCCGCCGCCGGAAGTGCCCCGAATGCAGCTCGATCCCACGAATGCCGCCATCGCCCTCACCCATAGCGCACCCGTCGCGGGCGGTGCCGGGCTCGGTGTGGTTGGCTCTCTCGGTCTCGCCGCCGCGGATGGGGAGTACTTACCTATCATCAAGGTGGCGCCGATCTATCCCCGACGAGCCCTGGAGCGCGGATGGGAGGGCGAGGTGATCGTCGAGTTCACCGTGACCCGCCAGGGCACGGTGCGAGACGTGTTGGTGCTCGACTCTACGCGCGCCGTGTTCAACCAAGCGGCCATCGATGCGGCTGAGCGGTTCAAGTACAAGCCGCGCGTCGTGAACGGGCAGCCCATCGAGGTGGCGGGTGTGAGGAACCGGATCGCCTTTAGGTTGGAGGACTGA
- a CDS encoding RNA polymerase sigma factor: MSDPTTDDRLAGAAAQGDRAAFATLLERNYGRIYRLCLQCLREPDEAADLAQDVCAAMARKIKGFRGDSTFSTWSYRVILNATHDARRKHKLRRERTAEYLAEREDLQHVDERHAQRSQLLREAVEALPAPLRDTTILVIYGGLTHGEAAEVLKVKEGTISWRLSEVRKTLSRQLNTTEIRPKPSGGEVIA, translated from the coding sequence ATGAGCGATCCCACCACAGACGATCGACTGGCCGGCGCTGCTGCCCAGGGTGACCGCGCCGCCTTCGCCACGTTGCTGGAGCGCAATTACGGGCGCATCTACCGCCTGTGCCTGCAGTGCCTGCGAGAACCTGACGAAGCGGCTGATCTGGCGCAGGATGTGTGCGCCGCAATGGCGAGAAAGATCAAGGGGTTCCGTGGAGACTCGACATTCAGCACCTGGTCCTACCGAGTGATACTGAACGCCACCCACGACGCCCGCCGTAAGCACAAGCTGCGGCGGGAGAGGACCGCCGAGTACCTGGCGGAACGCGAAGACCTACAGCATGTCGATGAGCGCCACGCCCAGCGCAGCCAATTGCTGCGCGAGGCCGTGGAGGCGCTTCCCGCACCCCTGCGGGACACCACCATCTTGGTGATCTACGGCGGCCTTACGCACGGCGAGGCCGCCGAGGTGCTCAAGGTGAAGGAGGGCACGATCTCCTGGCGCCTGTCCGAGGTGCGCAAGACCCTAAGCAGACAGTTGAACACGACCGAAATACGACCAAAGCCGAGTGGCGGGGAGGTGATCGCGTGA
- a CDS encoding von Willebrand factor type A domain-containing protein: MQNRWVYIGRYGLAASFAAVVSAITLLILSNTPEAVNDQRLDLVGVAPLPARGDGGELGRSGTDAIPYAAADANLVTDTRVSPISTFSWDIDTASYASVRRLVQEGVLPPPEAVRTQEMLNYFSYDYDAPRQLDRPFKADVALMPAPWRDDAQLLRIGIQGYEPPAEDRLAANLVFLVDASGSMASPDRLPLVRSFLRLLMQGLGPEDTVGIVAYGGSAGVLLEPTAASNSTRIEDALRRLQADGDRVGLADIENAYALAEAHYNDKKLNRVILATDGDFSIGTSNTQALRRLIERQRASGVSLSVLGVGDANLDDELMQALVQHGDGQAAYIDSPRDAHRVLVEYLNGTLISIAENVKIQVEFNPAQVATYRLLGYETRALEGEDRSEQRMDGDSQVGAGHQVTAMYEIVAPGGDAERLDSLPDQDAATDELAVVQIRYEAPGEGSGRRLDFPVTREASVAPNTERSRELAFAAAVAAFAQKLRADPRLEDYDYGSVMALAQPNRGRDEGDRREFVRLVRLADALSR, from the coding sequence GTGCAGAATCGCTGGGTCTACATCGGTCGCTACGGTCTAGCAGCTTCGTTCGCTGCCGTCGTGTCCGCCATCACGCTGCTGATTCTCTCGAATACGCCCGAGGCGGTGAATGACCAGCGCCTGGATTTGGTGGGCGTGGCGCCGCTGCCCGCGCGAGGCGACGGGGGAGAGCTAGGCAGGTCCGGCACAGACGCGATCCCCTATGCCGCGGCCGATGCCAACCTCGTCACTGACACGCGCGTGTCGCCCATCTCCACATTCTCGTGGGATATAGACACGGCGAGCTACGCCTCCGTGCGACGGCTGGTCCAAGAGGGCGTGCTCCCACCGCCGGAGGCCGTGCGTACGCAGGAGATGCTCAACTACTTCTCATACGACTACGACGCCCCAAGGCAGCTCGACAGGCCCTTCAAGGCGGACGTTGCCCTAATGCCCGCACCGTGGCGCGACGATGCGCAGTTGCTGCGTATCGGCATACAGGGCTACGAGCCGCCCGCAGAGGATCGGTTGGCCGCCAATCTGGTGTTTCTCGTGGACGCTTCCGGCTCGATGGCTTCGCCCGATCGACTGCCGCTCGTGCGCTCTTTCCTGCGGCTGCTAATGCAGGGCTTAGGGCCCGAAGACACCGTAGGTATCGTGGCCTATGGGGGCTCCGCTGGCGTACTGCTCGAGCCCACTGCGGCATCCAACAGCACGCGCATCGAAGATGCTCTCAGGCGCCTGCAAGCGGACGGTGACCGAGTGGGCCTGGCTGACATCGAGAACGCCTACGCGTTAGCTGAGGCACACTACAACGATAAGAAGCTCAATCGTGTAATCCTGGCCACGGACGGCGATTTCAGTATAGGCACGAGTAACACGCAAGCTCTGCGCAGGCTGATCGAGCGCCAGCGAGCGTCAGGTGTTTCGCTCTCTGTGCTCGGTGTTGGTGACGCCAACCTCGACGATGAGCTGATGCAGGCATTGGTCCAGCATGGCGATGGCCAGGCGGCTTACATCGACTCGCCCCGCGATGCGCACAGGGTGCTCGTTGAGTACCTCAATGGCACGCTCATAAGCATCGCCGAGAACGTGAAGATCCAGGTGGAGTTTAATCCCGCTCAGGTTGCGACCTATCGTCTGCTCGGCTACGAAACCCGCGCACTGGAAGGTGAGGACCGGAGTGAACAGCGTATGGACGGCGACAGCCAGGTCGGTGCCGGCCATCAAGTCACCGCCATGTACGAGATCGTGGCACCGGGCGGTGATGCTGAGCGGTTGGACTCGCTTCCCGATCAGGACGCCGCGACCGATGAGTTGGCGGTTGTGCAGATCCGCTACGAGGCACCCGGCGAGGGCAGTGGACGTCGGCTCGATTTCCCGGTCACTCGTGAGGCTTCAGTGGCCCCAAACACCGAGCGATCGCGGGAGTTGGCCTTCGCCGCAGCGGTCGCCGCTTTTGCTCAGAAGCTGCGCGCCGATCCCCGGTTGGAAGACTATGACTACGGATCTGTCATGGCGCTGGCGCAACCCAATCGCGGCAGAGACGAGGGCGATCGTCGGGAATTCGTGCGGCTAGTACGGCTTGCCGATGCCTTGTCTCGGTAG
- a CDS encoding winged helix-turn-helix domain-containing protein, translating into MTRDNAQRSPFILGAIRVEPTLNSLFRGDTRFPLEPRIVDVLCLLAEHAGEVVGRDTIIDTIWGLEHSGDESLTRAISLIRKTIRDAGEAEEYVETIPKRGYRIVQPVALITPEPPATAPDTTSPAPAPQAAAPAKSGLRLLPRIAVLVGAVAIVAIRLVIPDLFSGNTTTDASGSVITADASAPHTPSIAILPFTSLSLADEDRLFADGVAVSLLTRLGRITDLEVAGQRSSFAYRDRNLDLRTIGDELGVDHVLDGTVLRSGDEIRATIQLVRTTDGVQIWNKAYNALLNDVFAIQDDIVRQVGRQLEIELGVGRYRGRTSGEGIEPEAVEQYYLGLGHFGERMRNNEARLQAYDAFQNAVLIDPQFGEAWAGIAFVGSTSVGSPLSRNFDKFRRDVSHAFERAFALNANDASIHAAMVFWSLGPAFDMQAARMHAETALALAPAQFDVLYANAGLKMYSGDVEGGIDLYDRLMALQPESLSGAQVRARWLATAGRTEDAFAFFNACQAERCLGEGFVAFASTFAVLSGDPELAAQWRPHYEEFEAFLASLPPQAKPNVTRILPAFFSIMFDRPDKQEQVEALIELYGTAPVTEQVGMWAPVFSGLLPEEAFFAALELAADQGKFLSTGHALMPYYGTNPYPEWVLKHPRYRALFQRPELAEFARVRQAHGWTDGLPLSTE; encoded by the coding sequence GTGACACGCGATAACGCTCAACGAAGTCCCTTCATACTCGGCGCGATTCGCGTCGAGCCCACGCTCAACTCGCTGTTCCGTGGTGATACCAGGTTCCCCCTCGAGCCGCGCATCGTCGACGTCCTTTGCCTGCTGGCTGAGCACGCGGGCGAGGTGGTCGGGCGCGACACCATAATCGATACGATCTGGGGCCTAGAGCATAGCGGCGATGAGAGCCTAACGAGGGCGATTTCGCTCATTCGCAAAACCATTCGGGACGCCGGTGAGGCCGAGGAGTACGTCGAGACGATCCCCAAGCGCGGCTACCGTATCGTGCAGCCTGTAGCGCTTATCACGCCTGAACCACCTGCCACCGCACCCGATACGACATCACCCGCGCCGGCGCCTCAGGCAGCGGCCCCCGCGAAGTCTGGCCTGCGGCTCCTACCGCGGATCGCGGTATTGGTCGGCGCGGTTGCTATCGTGGCCATCAGACTCGTTATCCCGGACCTGTTTTCGGGCAACACGACCACGGATGCCAGCGGCTCGGTCATCACCGCGGACGCGTCAGCGCCGCACACCCCCTCGATCGCCATCTTGCCCTTTACTTCCCTCTCACTGGCCGACGAGGACCGCCTGTTCGCCGATGGCGTTGCAGTCAGCCTACTCACTCGGCTCGGGCGCATCACAGATCTCGAGGTGGCAGGACAGCGCTCATCGTTCGCTTACCGTGACCGCAACCTCGACCTGCGTACGATTGGCGATGAGCTCGGCGTGGATCATGTGCTGGATGGCACGGTCCTTCGCAGCGGCGATGAGATTCGAGCCACGATCCAACTCGTTCGAACCACCGACGGCGTACAGATTTGGAACAAGGCCTACAATGCGCTGCTAAACGATGTCTTTGCGATCCAAGACGACATCGTTCGGCAAGTTGGTCGACAGCTAGAGATTGAGTTAGGTGTCGGGCGGTACCGAGGACGCACCAGCGGCGAGGGCATCGAACCGGAAGCCGTCGAGCAATACTACTTAGGCCTTGGGCATTTCGGCGAGCGTATGCGCAACAACGAGGCGCGCCTGCAGGCTTACGACGCTTTTCAAAACGCCGTGCTGATCGATCCCCAATTCGGAGAAGCGTGGGCAGGCATCGCATTCGTGGGCTCCACCAGTGTTGGCAGCCCGCTGTCGCGGAACTTCGACAAGTTTCGCCGGGATGTCTCGCATGCCTTCGAGCGCGCGTTCGCACTCAATGCGAATGACGCCTCCATCCACGCTGCCATGGTCTTTTGGAGCCTGGGGCCTGCGTTCGATATGCAAGCTGCGCGAATGCACGCGGAAACGGCTTTGGCCCTAGCACCGGCTCAGTTTGACGTCCTCTATGCGAATGCCGGACTCAAGATGTACAGCGGCGATGTCGAAGGCGGTATCGACCTGTACGACCGACTGATGGCGCTACAGCCGGAGAGTCTGTCGGGGGCACAAGTACGTGCCCGATGGCTGGCGACGGCGGGGCGAACCGAGGATGCCTTTGCATTTTTCAACGCCTGCCAGGCCGAGCGATGCCTAGGGGAAGGCTTCGTGGCGTTCGCGTCCACCTTTGCCGTGTTGTCTGGTGACCCAGAACTCGCAGCCCAATGGCGCCCGCACTACGAGGAGTTCGAAGCGTTTCTGGCGAGTCTCCCGCCTCAGGCAAAGCCAAACGTCACGCGTATCTTGCCCGCCTTCTTCTCGATCATGTTCGATCGGCCGGACAAGCAGGAGCAGGTAGAAGCATTGATCGAACTCTATGGAACGGCCCCCGTGACCGAACAGGTAGGCATGTGGGCGCCGGTGTTTAGCGGCCTTCTTCCGGAAGAGGCTTTCTTCGCGGCCCTAGAACTCGCTGCCGACCAGGGAAAGTTCCTGAGCACAGGCCATGCGCTCATGCCCTATTACGGCACCAACCCGTACCCCGAGTGGGTGCTGAAACACCCGCGTTACCGCGCGTTGTTCCAGCGCCCCGAACTCGCGGAGTTTGCCCGTGTTCGTCAGGCGCACGGGTGGACCGACGGCTTGCCGCTATCCACCGAATAG
- the actP gene encoding cation acetate symporter (member of the sodium:solute symporter family; cotranscribed with the acs gene which encodes acetyl coenzyme A synthase; mutations affect acetate uptake): MNIGAVGIGMFAAITALTLVITYLAGRRLQSADAFYRAGGGLPGVLNGVAISGDFLSATTLLGITGLYFISGFDAAIYLISPLIGLLLMLGLLAGPIRELGRYTLADILAQRFDERPMRILSAINTLTISLFYLIVQMVGAGALIETIFHIPYHLAVTIVGALMTLYVAVGGMVATTWVQISKACLLVLGVGLLSGAGLLAVGFDLTTVAAEISAHRPSAFLGPGTVTKDAFASLSLAAALLLGMCGLPHVLIRLLTVKDAHESRVSVAVTMSVIAFVFLAILFLIGPLCVGLLQGRDGVFVDGQIVGGSNMTVLHLSNAIGGSVLAGFIAAVVFATILAVVAGLTMACVGTLAHDLYARVLRADRPPDEQELLRASRASTLLIGLAAIVLGLGFEGQNLAYLVGLVFSVSASANFPILLIALYTPHARTRTPLAVGATGLIASLSLVIAGPAVWVDVLGNERPLVALRYPALPALVVTGVVAAVLLGLDRRARRSGDG, translated from the coding sequence GTGAACATCGGTGCCGTTGGCATCGGCATGTTCGCAGCCATCACGGCACTCACGCTGGTCATCACCTACCTAGCCGGTCGACGGCTGCAGTCGGCGGATGCGTTTTATCGTGCGGGCGGTGGCTTGCCCGGCGTGCTAAACGGTGTTGCGATCAGCGGCGATTTCCTCTCGGCCACAACACTGCTCGGCATCACCGGCCTGTACTTCATCAGCGGCTTCGATGCGGCGATCTACCTCATCTCACCCTTGATCGGACTGCTGCTGATGCTCGGACTGTTGGCCGGGCCTATCCGTGAGCTCGGTCGCTACACGCTGGCAGACATCCTGGCGCAGCGCTTCGACGAGCGTCCGATGCGCATCCTCTCGGCGATCAACACGCTGACCATCTCCCTGTTCTATCTGATCGTACAGATGGTGGGCGCTGGGGCGCTGATCGAGACCATCTTCCATATCCCCTACCATCTCGCCGTCACCATCGTCGGCGCTCTGATGACCCTCTACGTAGCCGTGGGCGGGATGGTGGCGACCACTTGGGTGCAGATCAGTAAGGCCTGCCTGCTGGTGCTGGGCGTCGGGCTGCTCAGCGGCGCAGGACTGCTCGCCGTGGGCTTCGATTTGACGACCGTCGCCGCCGAAATCTCCGCCCACCGCCCGTCCGCGTTCCTGGGGCCTGGCACAGTCACCAAAGATGCTTTCGCCTCTCTCTCCCTAGCCGCAGCGCTGTTGCTGGGTATGTGCGGGCTACCGCATGTATTGATTAGGCTTCTGACGGTGAAGGACGCACACGAGTCGCGCGTATCCGTGGCCGTGACCATGTCGGTGATCGCCTTCGTGTTCCTCGCCATCCTGTTCCTAATCGGCCCGCTTTGCGTTGGTCTGCTACAAGGGCGTGACGGCGTGTTCGTGGACGGCCAGATCGTGGGCGGCAGCAATATGACCGTTCTCCATCTTTCGAATGCAATCGGTGGATCAGTGCTTGCCGGCTTCATCGCCGCGGTCGTCTTCGCCACGATCCTGGCCGTCGTGGCGGGCCTCACTATGGCCTGCGTAGGCACTTTGGCACATGATCTTTACGCCCGTGTGCTGCGCGCCGATCGGCCGCCCGACGAGCAGGAACTCCTACGCGCCTCGCGGGCCAGTACGCTGCTCATCGGCCTGGCCGCCATCGTGCTCGGCCTAGGCTTCGAAGGGCAGAACCTGGCGTACCTCGTAGGCCTGGTCTTCAGCGTCTCGGCAAGCGCGAATTTCCCCATTCTCCTCATCGCTTTGTACACACCGCATGCCCGCACGCGCACGCCGCTTGCCGTCGGCGCGACAGGTCTCATCGCCAGCCTATCCTTGGTGATCGCCGGGCCAGCCGTATGGGTGGACGTGCTTGGCAACGAACGGCCACTGGTGGCGCTGCGCTACCCGGCGCTGCCCGCCCTCGTGGTGACGGGCGTAGTGGCAGCGGTCCTCCTGGGGTTGGACCGGCGCGCTCGACGCAGCGGTGACGGATAA
- a CDS encoding VOC family protein: MNPKTDQTATQNTDLAPPPSLHGFHHVAYRCRSARETVEFYERALGAIFELAIAEDKVPSTGEANPYMHIFLNIGGNNVLAFFELPQSPTMGRDENTPAWVQHIALRLADVQALVTAKARLESLEIEVLGPVDHGIFQSIYFLDPNGHRLELAADTGSANQRQQLRAVARPMLKEWDKTGRAPKHAAWLHEGTAR; encoded by the coding sequence ATGAACCCAAAGACTGACCAGACGGCCACTCAGAACACCGATCTCGCCCCGCCGCCGTCCCTACACGGCTTCCACCACGTCGCCTACCGCTGCCGAAGCGCCAGGGAGACGGTCGAGTTCTACGAGCGCGCGCTCGGGGCGATCTTCGAGCTGGCTATCGCCGAGGACAAGGTGCCATCCACCGGCGAGGCGAACCCCTATATGCACATCTTCCTCAACATCGGTGGTAACAACGTGCTGGCGTTCTTCGAACTGCCACAGTCGCCCACGATGGGCAGGGACGAGAACACGCCAGCGTGGGTGCAGCACATCGCCCTGCGCTTGGCCGATGTGCAGGCCCTGGTTACAGCGAAGGCTCGCCTCGAGTCCCTCGAGATCGAGGTCCTCGGCCCAGTGGATCACGGCATCTTCCAGTCGATCTACTTTCTCGATCCGAATGGGCACAGGCTAGAGCTTGCCGCCGATACGGGTAGCGCTAACCAGCGCCAACAGCTGCGCGCCGTGGCGCGGCCCATGCTCAAGGAATGGGACAAGACCGGCCGTGCACCGAAGCACGCCGCGTGGCTACACGAGGGGACCGCGCGGTGA
- a CDS encoding helix-turn-helix domain-containing protein, translated as MFNLEMFIPYRLYQATENASQAFRAVYAELYGLSRAEWRVLFNVAQYGPMSAQEIVQRTYLDKTRISRAVQKLIECKWLKRKSDPADRRRQTLELAARGRTVVDELSMLAERHNEKIIEIVGAEKAQELLAVLEQIEAAAFEFDADDARRQRREIQRSRRAS; from the coding sequence GTGTTCAATCTCGAGATGTTCATCCCTTATCGCCTGTACCAGGCCACGGAAAACGCTTCGCAGGCCTTTCGAGCGGTGTACGCAGAGCTCTATGGGCTTTCCCGTGCCGAGTGGCGAGTACTCTTTAACGTGGCGCAGTACGGCCCCATGAGTGCTCAGGAGATCGTGCAGCGGACCTATCTAGATAAGACCCGTATCTCGCGTGCGGTGCAGAAACTCATCGAGTGCAAGTGGCTCAAGCGCAAGAGCGACCCGGCGGACCGTAGGCGCCAGACCCTGGAGCTAGCAGCGCGCGGGCGCACGGTGGTAGATGAACTCTCGATGCTGGCGGAGCGGCACAACGAGAAGATCATAGAGATCGTCGGGGCGGAGAAAGCACAGGAGCTGTTGGCGGTACTCGAGCAGATCGAAGCGGCCGCCTTCGAATTCGACGCGGACGACGCTCGCCGTCAGCGCCGCGAAATCCAGCGATCGAGGCGAGCGTCATGA
- a CDS encoding MBL fold metallo-hydrolase gives MSKPFASSADLQDKQETLEVLADGVYALTAEGDPNVGAIEGEDFVVCIEARATPAAAREWLTMLREHTDKPIKYLLLTHYHAVRVLGASAYAAQAIIASDVTRKLIEERGREDWDSEFGRMPRLFREPEGIPGLTWPTLTFANHLRIELGGERGHLELDFCGRGHTAGDIAVWHPQSKTLFAGDLVEAQAALYTGDAFHMDWVAGTLDRVAAYEAVNLVGGRGAVARGRHAVDAAIDQTREFLRGMIDNVGQVHAAEGTLQEAFELTHTALAPKFGAWPIFEHCLPFNVQRLWDELDGIDWPRIWTMARDREVWAALQGD, from the coding sequence ATGAGCAAGCCATTCGCGTCCTCGGCAGACTTACAGGACAAGCAGGAGACCTTAGAGGTGTTGGCGGATGGCGTGTACGCGCTGACCGCCGAGGGCGACCCCAACGTGGGTGCCATCGAAGGCGAGGACTTCGTGGTCTGCATCGAGGCCCGCGCCACGCCAGCCGCGGCTCGCGAGTGGCTCACCATGCTGCGTGAACACACGGACAAGCCGATCAAGTACCTGCTGCTCACGCACTACCACGCGGTCAGAGTGCTCGGCGCCAGCGCCTACGCGGCGCAGGCGATCATCGCCTCTGACGTCACGCGCAAGCTGATCGAGGAGCGCGGCCGTGAGGACTGGGATAGTGAGTTCGGCCGCATGCCGCGCCTGTTCCGAGAGCCGGAAGGCATTCCGGGGTTGACCTGGCCGACGCTGACCTTCGCGAATCACCTGCGCATCGAGCTTGGCGGCGAGCGCGGCCACCTGGAGCTCGACTTCTGCGGGCGCGGCCACACCGCTGGCGACATCGCCGTGTGGCACCCTCAATCGAAGACTCTATTCGCCGGCGATCTCGTCGAGGCGCAGGCAGCGCTGTACACAGGCGACGCCTTCCACATGGATTGGGTGGCAGGCACCTTGGACCGCGTGGCGGCCTACGAGGCGGTCAATCTCGTGGGCGGGCGCGGGGCCGTGGCGCGCGGTCGCCACGCGGTGGACGCCGCGATCGACCAGACCCGCGAGTTCCTTCGCGGCATGATCGACAACGTCGGTCAGGTGCATGCCGCTGAGGGCACCCTTCAGGAAGCCTTCGAGCTCACCCACACGGCCTTGGCGCCCAAGTTCGGCGCCTGGCCTATCTTCGAGCACTGCCTGCCCTTCAACGTGCAACGCCTGTGGGATGAACTCGATGGGATCGACTGGCCGCGCATCTGGACCATGGCGCGGGACCGCGAGGTATGGGCCGCGCTGCAGGGCGACTGA
- a CDS encoding FAD-dependent monooxygenase produces MVSDFTSIPQHKFIGASPPPSSERHHPVVIVGGGPVGLTLALDLGHRGHEVVVLNQLDFIADGSKAICFSKRTLEVWNRLGVAQRMVEKGVVWNVGKVFHGHRRTPVYQFDLRPEKGQEMPGFINLQQYWVEQFLVDALAELENVDLRWGHQVTALDAQQRLLTVSTAQGDYALSADWIVACDGARSPLRHMLGLRFDGRVFEDNFLIADVRLRTTHPAERWFWFDPPWGGSSALLHKQPDDVWRLDFQLGWDIDREAAKRPENVEPLVRGMLGEEIAFEPVWYSVYTFQCRRMNRFVHDRVIFAGDAAHLVSPFGARGCNGGVADADNLAWKLSAVLGGASPQLIDTYNEEAVITADENILNSTRSTDFMTPKSAASLALRDAVLALAADHPFARPFVNSGRLSTPVHYPQGALVAPDRDAWAGGIAPGSPAVDARLGDGWLLNRLGGQWKLLTAGSTEGSRLPEVVVEDEAARARYDLTDGAAYLLRPDQYVAARWKQFVAGHLEDSPWARFA; encoded by the coding sequence ATGGTTAGCGATTTCACTAGCATTCCGCAGCACAAGTTCATTGGGGCGTCCCCGCCGCCGTCAAGTGAACGACACCACCCGGTCGTGATCGTGGGAGGGGGTCCCGTGGGCCTCACGCTCGCGCTGGATCTCGGCCACCGGGGGCACGAGGTGGTGGTGCTCAACCAGCTCGACTTTATTGCGGACGGGTCCAAGGCGATCTGCTTCTCCAAGCGCACCCTCGAGGTCTGGAACCGCTTGGGCGTGGCCCAGCGCATGGTTGAGAAAGGTGTGGTTTGGAACGTAGGCAAGGTGTTTCACGGCCATCGTCGCACGCCCGTCTATCAGTTCGATCTGCGGCCGGAGAAGGGCCAGGAGATGCCCGGGTTCATCAACCTGCAGCAATACTGGGTGGAGCAATTCCTGGTCGACGCTTTGGCGGAGCTCGAGAACGTCGATCTTCGCTGGGGACATCAGGTCACGGCGCTCGATGCGCAGCAACGCCTGCTCACGGTGTCGACGGCGCAGGGCGACTACGCCCTTAGTGCCGATTGGATCGTGGCGTGCGACGGTGCGCGCTCACCGCTGCGGCACATGCTGGGGTTGCGCTTCGATGGGCGTGTCTTCGAGGACAATTTCCTCATCGCCGACGTGCGCTTGCGCACCACCCACCCCGCGGAGCGCTGGTTTTGGTTCGACCCGCCTTGGGGCGGCAGCTCTGCCCTGCTGCACAAGCAGCCAGACGACGTGTGGCGCCTCGACTTCCAGCTCGGTTGGGATATCGACCGCGAGGCGGCCAAGCGGCCCGAAAACGTGGAGCCGCTGGTGCGCGGCATGTTGGGAGAGGAGATCGCGTTCGAGCCGGTCTGGTACTCTGTCTACACCTTCCAGTGTCGGCGCATGAACCGCTTCGTCCACGACCGCGTGATCTTCGCTGGCGATGCGGCACACCTAGTGTCACCCTTCGGTGCACGGGGCTGCAACGGCGGTGTCGCCGACGCCGACAACTTGGCCTGGAAGCTGAGCGCCGTGCTCGGCGGTGCCTCGCCGCAGCTTATCGATACCTACAACGAGGAGGCGGTGATCACCGCCGATGAGAACATCCTGAACTCCACGCGCTCGACTGACTTCATGACGCCAAAGTCTGCCGCCAGCCTCGCCCTGCGCGATGCGGTGTTGGCGCTGGCAGCGGACCATCCCTTCGCCCGCCCCTTCGTCAACTCCGGACGACTCTCCACGCCCGTGCACTACCCGCAGGGAGCCCTTGTCGCACCCGACCGCGATGCGTGGGCAGGCGGCATTGCCCCCGGGTCTCCGGCCGTCGACGCTCGGCTCGGCGACGGCTGGTTGCTGAACCGTCTAGGTGGTCAGTGGAAGCTGCTGACGGCAGGGTCGACGGAGGGTTCTCGCTTGCCCGAAGTCGTGGTCGAGGACGAAGCAGCCCGAGCGCGCTACGATCTCACGGACGGCGCGGCGTATCTGCTGCGCCCCGATCAATACGTAGCGGCGAGATGGAAGCAGTTCGTGGCGGGCCACCTGGAGGACTCACCTTGGGCACGCTTCGCTTGA
- a CDS encoding DUF2783 domain-containing protein: MGTLRLTMAPAQADELYQQLLAMHEGCNTDESMRRNAKLILLLVNHIADPEVICEAVSIAKQADPAS; encoded by the coding sequence TTGGGCACGCTTCGCTTGACGATGGCCCCCGCGCAGGCCGACGAGCTCTACCAGCAGCTGCTAGCCATGCACGAGGGCTGCAATACCGACGAGTCCATGCGCCGCAACGCCAAGCTGATCCTGCTGTTGGTAAATCACATCGCCGACCCAGAGGTGATCTGCGAGGCGGTGAGCATCGCAAAGCAGGCGGATCCCGCGAGCTAG